The genomic DNA atatatagtgtataaataaaagtgacggcaaagcccgtatatacctaattaaaactaaataatacaaaagagaaaacgaaaaagaccaaaaaaaacaagaaagtgccaactacaccacaacccacgcgttgcgtggggaagcacctagtttCCAGTATTTTTGAGGTCATACAAATCACAAgtggacaaaaaaaatctcaaattcgaAAAAGAACCCTCTGGCCTTGTGAGCCTCCTACCTTTTTAGAGCTGTGGATAATGTCATTGAAATCACCGGTGATAATCCAAGGCGAAGTTCTAGAGGAGGTAAGATCTTGTAGGGAGTTCCACACTTCCACTCGTTTCGTTTTGTCTGATTCACCATACAGGAAGGTAGCATAGAAATATCATCattttgctttgattttggTATCGATGAAGTGTATGTCAAATCTAATGATTTCTACTTCCACACTCTGTTTCCAGAAAAGAGCAAGCTAAGGCCCCCTGAATTTAGAGAGAGTGGAGTAACCAGATGATGCGAGGTGTAATCCAGTCAGggaagagattgaagaacaTTTTCAGATCTGTTTTTCGTTTCTGTGAAGAACAAAAATTCAgcgaaaatagtttttttttttttttccttattctcTAGACTGTCATGGGGTTCCCCagcccacaacagttccagctcacTATTTTTAAGGAAGAGAGACAGACAGATTCTAAAaatctgtcttcttcttcctaattGGAGAAATAAGAGAGATTCATGGGGGGCATGAAGAAGCAGGTTGGTGAGCAGAGTTACCAGAGAGGGTTGAATTTCTAATTTGCGATGAAATTTAAGTTGGACATCTTGAGGTTTGAGAGATATTTGGTGAAGGGGACTTTGTTGCTTTCTTCTGGTTTGCTTTGGATGGACCATGTGTGTTTATAGTTTTGGATTCTgagcaaagttttgtttttgtaatttagCTCCGGCCATTTTTTGTAGAACCTTATTATTTGGTTTGTGCgtatgaaaaatgaaaaatgttggGTTATTCACTAAATGCATATTTTTCATTAAGTGAAAGGGAAGATggtaattttcatatttttcttcataatGAGAAGTAGATGTTGGGTTATTCTCATGGATTTAATTAGTTTGGTTTGAATAAACCAGTATTGGGCTAAATAATTCAGGTCATATGACTTATCTGACTGACAAGATGAAGCTTACAATTTGGTAActggttttatttgttttggttcaaAATACTAATCGCattgattaattaaaagaacacaccctaattcataattttatttcttctttcttcgacgaaaaaaaacaaaaaaaactcaattctgATTGGGGaatataactaaataaatttaaaaaaaccttatttATTACTTCAGACTGAGCAAAATCAAAAGTCTAATTTGGTTGAATTCAGATtcgtttttaataaatttacacacaccaaatttacaaggttctgaattaaaattttaccaaaatttttgtATGTTGTGAGGCATAGTTCAAATGTTAAAGTAATTATTGTATGTTCTGAGGCATAGTTCAAATGTTCAAATGTCCATAAACTCATGCTAAAGACATTTGAAGGAAAAATGAcaactttttgtaaaccaataaagaaaaattgcTATCTCCTAGTACTATTATTACTACAAGAGTTATATATGTTCTAGAATTATtaacttaatttaaaattagttaataatCCATGTAAgttaaaacaaacttaaaacagaaaataactTGGGAGAAGTAATGgttatgaatttataattattatcataTCTAATAACAATAGACTCTCTATTTATTGTTGAAGCCATTTGTTTTACAATAGAACCTTTGATTTGCTTTTCTAATAACTagaagaagataataatataccaatttaattaatttacttatttataatttgaaGACTGTTATAATATACCCTTTTCCTTTGCTCTTTcgacaaattttctttatataatatttgctttgtttgtttaataATGGAAGAATTTGGAAGAAATTTACTACCATTATAGCTAATAATAATGGAtcctttcttttctattttcattaACTGGGATTACTActatttaatttacattattaaaCCATAActatagtaagaaaaaaagtttgctCCTTTACTCTAAACCATAATATTGTGGgcaaaataatattcataataggaatatcatatattttcatataaattgcTCAAAGTGCTCCTTTTAcatcaaaataaaccatatcttgaaaatatttttttttttagaatgagTTCTTCCAAATTGTCAGTTGCAATCTCTCTCGTCGTTATGTTGGCCATTTCCTATGATCTTTTTTGTGGTGTGTTTCTTTATACTCTGAGATATATATTTGATGTATCTATTCGTAAATTTTtcctaataatatattttccttttcttatgattgtagatatgaaaataaatgCTAAAACTCAGACGTGCTTTGACCATTGTAACGGGACTATCCAGAGTACGGAGAATAAGAACTGCAACAAACGGTGTTTGGAGATGGCTTTCACGGGTGGCTCTTGGCTAGTTGTACCGAACAACATGAATTTCCTCACAAACTTTTTATTAATCGTTCTTGTTGTTgtaactattatatataaacactaGCAATCGACCCGTGCTACGCGTGGTAGTTAGATTAAGGTGTATTCCaaattttgttgtgtatatttttttttgtttttgtgaatttatctttacgtttgtttttgtatttaattttggttgcttatgttgttttgttggatattttaataaaaaatgttttgcagtaagtataatttagtttgctgTTTTTAAAGGTAAAATTGAGATCATCTTATGTGTTTAtaatgctttaaaaaaaattattattagaagtTAACATTGTTTAGTTGAAGTTGTTATTTTGCTGTATTTGTTagttgttattaatttattattattttctattttgtggttggattgttatttaatattttcatatgtattttgtaaactgttggagtatttttttgtcaatgttatagtgtttggagtgaaaaaaattgtggattttattaagaaaaataaataaaatcaataactttCATTCCTCTTTTTTgggctatttttgtttgtttcattcggGTCCAATTTCTTTGTAAGGCTtataatttttgggtttattgGGCTATTATTTGTATGATATTGAGTTgaaattgatttgttctttttcaaaatccgATGTCCTGGTGAACGGATAGGAGAAGAGCAATTTTCCGATCTAGAGGTCTGTTTGAGGATTGAACTTATGCCTTTGATGCTCGTAATCGTTTTTTCAGTCATTCCTGTCGTAATAGTTTTcccttgaattttttttttggggggggNGGGGGGGGTTTGCGTATTTGGTTGATTCCTTGTTCGCTTCGCATATGTTGGGGATATTTGGTTATCCCcctgttgattttgttaaaggtgAATGTCAATTGggttgcaaatttgtttatatgaaaatatgttggGTTCTTTAGGTTTCCTAATTAATTTGTgagttgttttgtgttcttggttgtaatttttttcccgTTTGTTTTGTGAGTGATTTTTTCGATTCGATGTGAGTTTTGTTTTgaggaaaattaattttcttgtttatcttgctgtaattttataaagtccgggttgtttttttgttttttcggttgtctttttcatataattttgtgatACAGTTATCTGATTGTGGCATTCatatatctgaatctttttagtttattaaatttgtgttcatctctttgtatctttgtctttggtgattgatttgtgaagtgctgccaaataattttaattgatttatagTTGTGTTTCCTTGATTCTTTGAAAATGTTGCTTAGGttgccttgttttgatatttgaaattttaaattatgatcagtttaatagaaaattttaactatattattaccactaatgaaaaattattgtattgttttcttattttaacatttaatttattttacataattattttttatttaaactttgaattaataaaaaatatgcactaaatgaatattttaaatttattttaaaataaaaattaaattcataggatttaaaaatagtgatggGTTTAGAGACTTTGAAATAGTGTTGGCCCTACAGATTTTGGATGAAATTTAGTTGATGagtttgtcatttgtataattgtttatagggcttattaaaatctgtaaggctcacaaaattaaagaagaagtggCTGACATGGCAGCTGACGTGGCAACACCAGGAGTGagaaaaactaactttatatatatagattattctTTTAGTGGGAGGATAATATAATACACAATTTCATTAATTgtcattattgttttttatttaacaattagaGGAGGACCAAAATTAGGTGGGAGGTTCTTTTccaatgtttttgtttgcaacttaaaatatatatatatatatatatatatatatgtatatataaaaacatgttttatttattgattaattttctTTGCTAGCAAGTTTGATAAGTATTTCATGTGGTTTGACTATAATGTTATTAGTATACACTTTTTCATACTAATTAATTGGTAATGCATCTTTATGACAGAAATATGGTAACGTACAATATGGTAATTTATCTGTACTGTATTATGGTTATATTTTCTAACTACATTTGTTTGTTAGTAATCTTTGGCATATATAGCTATTCTCTTACAGAAGTTAATGGTCAATTGGTCATACTATGTATGgtagagaaataaaaatgaatttatgGTTATGTATATAAGTATTGACCAACCATTTGGTGTAATTATAAATACACGTACTACATGCCTGCAAATTGATAAGcaagaaaaaacattattataacACATAAACTATTCAAAACTGTGTAAGAAATTGAATTGTATGAAGATGGCTTCCTCGAAAATGTTGGTTGTATTCACTCTCACCATTCTCATTGCGGTCTCCTCCGATCTAGTATCCGGTATTTCAAAGATCTAATTTAACAAACTCAGCATGATTTACTAAAATACCTTTTTAATTactaacaagaacaaaacaaaacaaaaaactgaaaattgtGGTGTTTATATCAAGAGTTGTTTTCCTTGTTTGTGTGTCTTATATAATGAATTGGGCTTATCTAATGGATAATTTTTCATCAGGGGAGCCTTCGAGCCAACTCTGCTTCAATCCTTGCACTCCTACACTTGGCAACAACGAGTGCAAAACGATTTGTGTGAATAAGAAATACAAAGAGGGTTCTTGTGTTGGTTTTGGAATTCCCCCTACTTTCAAATATTGTTGTTGtaataactaaataattattaattagagTTTGAACGGTAATAATATTgtgattctatatatatattaattaaacattttattatacatatttaatgaaatgatattttcaagataaaataCTAAAAGTTTTGTCTTccttacatatttttctaagaAAATTGTCTACATTacatctcattcttctcttgtgtgatgaagaaataaatacaaaaggGGATTCTTGTGTTTCCTATggaattcttttttctttccaatattgttgttatagaaactaattaattatttagtgAACATATTAACTCTCGCTAAAATAATATAGAACATTTCCTTTCATACAATATTTAAGTAAATgtgtattatttattaattttcattttctttcatatcatttcattattCTATCGTATATTTTGGCCGCAAGGTTCAATGAATGGTTAGGCGtatgtattgttttgaataatcCAAGAGAGAGACTATAATAGaccacaaatttttattatataatatgatatgtatatatttgtacATGTACATAAGTGTAAATGTGTAATTCAGTCAATAACATATTTTCAAAGTAGCATCTAGctactaattaattaagtttatgTTATATGTATGTGACGTTCAACACCAACCTAACTAGTACCTATCAATTATATTGGTTTTTATCTAATTTTCAcgactaaaagaaaaagaagtaaagtGATTTTAGTGTAGTGGCAGGAGGTACGTCCATTTGTAGAATGTACCATCACATCCGAAATCGAGTCTCGGCTCCTACGAATATAGCAATTTGGCTAATAAACCGGCCAATTGTAGttcaatggttgacaaaaaaaaaaaaaagagaaaaaggaaatttgcaGTAGCCTATCAACATGGGGTGCTTGACTACTTGTAgcatatttagtttttttcttctaatatgcTACAAGCACCGTTATGAAATTAAATGAATTTTGTTACGTCATTTCATCTTGCTACAACGGTGGACTTCGTAATAGCTTTTGTAACTGATAAATATTGAAGTTAccataattaatataaaaggaTAATTATTATTACCTAAAATAAGAATGAATATTGTACTATACAAAAGATAATAGCGATCAGGTTGACTAATTTAATGCATAATCGTATTAGCATTAAGCCATTAACATATAACACAAAAAAGTGTGCATGAATAAATTTGACAAAAGAACGACAATTAGAgcagaaaatttgaaaatttctctCGGCACGTTTATCGAGAAGGCAGGGAGACTTCTATTATTCAGATCTCAACTACCATGTTCCACCAATAGGGACATCCTGCATCCTATTATTCAGTAGATCAATTCTCTGACCGAATGGACCTGTTGTTTCAGACCTTCGAACTCAGCCCAGATCTCCCTCAACCGAAGCCCTCAATCCTTCATTCCGACCATTAATCCGCGGCTTTGACCTCTTAATTGTTTGAGTTATTGCTACTCTCTTGTTCATTCCAAAAACGGTTCTTAAATCACTGTTATAGAACAACCATTTTTTGCTTCATCAACTTTTCCCGCTCTATCTACACCCAAGCCACCAAGTGACTATTCTAGCTCAACACTGACTCTATGGCAAATCGCATCCCTTATCACCTAAAAGGGAAAGAACCAATCCGAGGTTTCTCCCCGCCTCCCTGTAAGAGAATCAAAGCCCCCGACCTTGATACAACTGACCTAATCCAAGAGAATTCCCTCACACTCCTTGGCCGCCTAACAAACCCTGCGGGACAAAGAATGAGGACTCTCTTTCCTTTCCTACTCAACCGCTGGAATCTACAAGGCAAAGCTGAAAGTGCACACCTTGGTCAATGAGTGTTTCAGTTCAAGTTTGTAACAGAAGAGGATATCAACCGGGTCTTAGCAAACAGACCTTACTATTTCGATCAATGGATGGTCATTATCCAAAAATGGGAGCTAGTCATCTCTCAATCCTTCCCCTCAAAGATCCCCTTTTGGATAGAGATCCAGGGCTTACCAAAAAATTTCTGGAAGAAAGAAATGGTCATGTCTATAGGTGAAGCCTTAGGTGAAATCTTGGAATGGGAAATTTCCTCCTCCTCTGTAAAAGTCCAAGTACTCACTAATGGGCTGGAACCAATTACAAAGGAAACCATTTTAGAGTTTGCTGATGGCAGTGAAGCACTCATTTCCCTGGAATATAGAAACCTCAAGAATCACTGCACACAATGCCTCCGTCTTACCCACGATAAACCTATGTGCCCAGGTCTACCAGCTCAAAGAAAGGAGCCCTCCCCTAAACCTAATAACGGTAATTTAGTACCAGTCCCACCATCCACATCAAGAAACTACTACACTCCTCAAGATAACTTTCTACCCCCGCGGGAACTCTCCCAACAAGCAGATAGAAGATACCAAGCTGACAAATGTCTCCAACCCAGGAAGAGGACATACGAAGATATGACTTACAGACCGAGACTCCACTCTGATCAGAGAGGCCTCTCGTCTAATTCAAGAGCACGCTACTCAGGTTATTCCGACAAAGATCGATCAAAATCTTTGTATAGCAGAGAAGTCTCCTCATACCACCACCAACGGAGCTACCACAACCCTCACCCCCAACCCATACAACCTTGTGGAGAGAAAAGGCATTCTCCTCAAATGAGGTACCAGGTGAACCATCCGTCTCGTCGAGAGCAAGGAGACCTCGCTTGGAGCGTAATATCTCAAGTCCTGACCCCCAGACACCAGCTCCTCCTCCAGCACAAGCGCTTAACCCTGTATCACAAAACCTGGAATGTCAAACAGTGGAAAATTATCTCCCGTCTCGAGAACAAGTTATGAGTGACTTACAGGAGGTTACCATTCAGTAGATCTCCTGCCTTAATCCTGTAGAGAGTACAGCCCGACGTTTGAGAGTGATACAAAGCGACTCCGAGAATCTCATGGAGATTACGGCCAATTCCATTCTTGCATCAAACCTAGCCTCCTCCTCTACACACAAACAAGTCAATTTAGAGATGCCGGGATGTGACAACCTGTCTcacggaccccactagcctacTAGCTGGtccaacagaccccaagctggctcTGCAGggaattggtggcaacttgtcctgtgggaaggttgttaaagggtgagaaccagggttcgaggaacgcctggcgcaccaataacctactggtggattagGATATCCATAGTGAttggttaggatcgatgccctgcaggggcagcttggggtccgttgaggcggctagcagtgaggctagtgggctagcagtgaggctagtggggtccgcgggacgggttatCACACGGGAAACCAAGCTCTTCGGACTTTGCCCCCAAAAGATCCTCCTGTATCAAGCAAAGCTACTGGTGTCTCTTTGCAACGAGGACGTGGGTGCCCTCCCCTAAAATAACAAACGGCTAAATCAACCCAAAAACTTTTAGGAGCGAAGACGCAAAAACGTAACTTCGCACAAGACTCCCCAAGGAAGACAATTACCTCCAATATGCCAACACGGTTAGGCCCCTCAAGACCTTGTTAAAGGAAAAGCACAAAACCATCCTCGAACCCTAATCCCCGGGACCAAGAGATTCTCCCTCCAAATCGGGACCTAGACCAAAGCAAGGAACCAAGTGATACTCAATCGTACCAGCGGCTAGACACAACCCCACCGGCACCTAAAATCTCTTTGATCCCTGCAAGCAAGAAAAGAAAGGCGGATTTTGAGAAACCGCCAACCCCTCTTCCTTAAGAGTGgtgagctggaactgttgtgggctGGGGAACCCCATAACAGTTCAGAGATTGAGGGAGATCAAGAAAAAGATCTTCCCTGATGTCCTCTTCTTGATGGAGACTAAGAACTCACATGAATCAGTCCACCAAACACTTCACTGGCTTGATTACCCAAATCACCACTTGGTTCCCCCACACTCTCCAGCTGGAGGTGGACTCGCCCTTTTCTGGAAATCTAACCTGGAAGTTGAAATACTCTCTTCGAACCAACACTTCATTGATATAAATATCAGAACTAAAGGTCGATGCTACCTTGCTACTTTCCTGTATGGAGAGCCAGAccgctaaaaaaaaaatatcagaactAAAGGTCGGATCCCTGGTTTGTCACCGACAATTTTAATGATATAATATGCAGTGATGAAAAGGTAGGAGGACCAGAGAGATCTGAAGGCTCATATACTGACCTTAGATCCTTTATGTCGTCGTGTGACCTCTATGACCTGAAACACTCTAGAAACTTCCTATCCTGGAGGAGAAAACGACACTCACATGTGGTTAGAGGAAGACTCGACAGATCCATGCCTAACAGTGACTGGATCCTGGCTTACCCTTCGGGTAGAAGTGAATACCTTCGCTTCGAGGGTTCAGATCACCGTCCACTTGTAACCTCCTTCGACCCTGTCAAAAAACACCATAAGAGCTTGTTTCGTTATGACAGGCGTTTCAGAGATAACCCAGAGGTTGGAAATCTTGTCCTAAAGGCCTGGAATCTGAACCCGGTAGCCCCAATTGATCAACGCCTACACTCTTGCCGGGTGGCCATCATAAAATGGAGTAAGGAACAACTGCTAAATAGTAAAAAGGAAATCCTTTCTATTAGCGAATAACTCGAAGAAGCaatgtgtgatgatgatgtaagTCAAACCACCATTGATAATCTGAATCAACAGCTTCTCTTGGCCTATAAACAGGAGGAGGAGTTTTGGAAACAACGTAGCAGGCAATTGTGGCTTACCCTTGGAGACAAAAACACAGATACTTTCATGCTGCAACAAAAAATCGAAGAGCCATTAATAATATCTCGGTCTTAGAATCGCCCTCAGGGATTAAAGTGTATGAGGAAAATGAGATCATCAATATTATATCTGATTATTACCAAGATATCTTTACCACtcatgaaagagagagaaataatgTGGTCCAGGAAGCACTCTCACAATGTGTTACACCAGAGATGAACTCGATACTTATAGCTATGCCATCACCCTCCGAAATCAAGCAAACTTGCTTTGCAATCCATGCAGACAAAGCCCCAGGCCCCGACGGTTTCTCAGCCAGCTTCTTCCAAACAAACTGGGACACGGTAGGAGATGCTATCATTGCGGAGGTGCAAACCTTCTTCATCTCAGGTACCCTGCcacataaaataaatcacacTCATGTCAGAATCATCCCTAAAACAACAACAGCCCAGAAGGTCTCTGACTACAGACCTATTGCTCTCTGCTCTTTTTACTACAAAATCATTGCAAAACTCCTAGCAAAGAGACTCCAACCAGTGTTACATGCATGTATATCTGAAAACCAATCTACATTTGTCCCCCAAAGAGCTATGTCAGTCAATGTACTCATCACACATGAAGCTCTTCACTATTTAAAGACATCAAGAGCTGAGAAAAGATGCTTTATGGCTGTTAAAACAGACATGAGTAAAGCCTATGATAGGCTTGAATGGGATTTTATAAAGTCAACACTTGAAAGATTGGGATTCCATCAAACCTGGATCCGCTGGATTATGCAGTGCGTAACCACGGTCTCGTACTCTTACCTGATTAATGACCAAGCAAAAGGTTTGGTAACCCCGCAACGAGGGATACGGCAAGGCGATCTCCTCTCCCCTTACCTTTTCATCATATGCAGTGAAGTGCTGTCGGGACTGTGTCTGAAAGCACAGAGAAGGCAACCTTATCGGTATTAAGGTCGCAAAAGGAAGTTCCCGAGTCAATCATCTCCTCTTCGCGGATGACACCATGTCTTTCATCCGAGCTGATAAACGGAGTTGTAGCAAACTAAAGAGCATCCTGCATAAGTACGAGGCAGCATCAGGACAGAAAATTAACCAGGCAAAACCCTCTATCACTTTCTCTGCAAAAACCCCAGTCCCCATGAAAGAACTAGCTAAAGAGATACTTGCAATCCAAAAGGAGGGAGGACAAGGTAAATACCTCAAGCTATCTGAACATTTTGGtacaaagaaaaaggatttaTTTACCTCTATCGTTGACCGTATCAAGCAGAAAGCTCTAAGTTGGTCGTCAAGATTTCTCTCCACGGCTGATAAGCTTACAATGCTAAAATCGGTGCTTTCGTCTATGCCAACGTATACCATGTCGTGTTTCCACCTACCTGGATCACTCTGCAAACGTATACAGTCAGCTCTAACAAGGTTTTGGTGGGATACAAagactgaaaagaaaaaaatgtcttgGGTCGCTTggagaaaaatcacaaaaccaacaaaatttgGAGGCTTGGGGATCAAAGATATCAAACATTTTAACAAGGCTCTACTGGCTAAGCTTAGTTGGAGATTACTAACAAAACCGAATACCCTCCTAGCTAAAGTCCACCTGGGGAAATATTACAAACACATACCGTTATTGGAGTGCATAATCCCATCCTCAGCCTCCCATGGGTGGCGGAGCATCTGTATGGGTAATGATCTACTAAAATCCAACTTGGAAATGCTAGTAGGTTCGGGTGCCTCTATCCCAGTATGGAGAACCCCTTGGCTGTCTACCTCCACTCCTTTAGCGCCTATAGGACCCCCAACTGAAGCGTCACAACACCTCAAAGTTGCAGATCTCTTCCTACCAAATACCAGAGAATGGAACCTGGATCTTATCAGACACATCCTACCATCTTATGAGAAGGAAATACTACTACTAAAACCAAGCCAAAGAGGAGCAGAGGATGTTTGGGCATGGTTACCTACCACAGATGGAATCTACACTGCCAAATCTGGCTACTTTGAGTCTACAAAATCTGATGACGACCCTCCAGAGGCTAACCGAGATTGTGATAGTAGCGTAGATCCGTTTAACTGGCAAAGCAACATTTGGTCCCTTAAGTcatccccaaaaaccaaatTGCTCTTATGGAAAGTTGTACAGAATGCCCTCCCGGTAGGTTCAAACCTCCTACATCGGACAATCAGTGACTCAGCTAAATGCCCACACTGTGATGAAGAGGAAACGACCCTC from Camelina sativa cultivar DH55 chromosome 2, Cs, whole genome shotgun sequence includes the following:
- the LOC109127682 gene encoding putative defensin-like protein 70, with translation MKMASSKMLVVFTLTILIAVSSDLVSGNFSSGEPSSQLCFNPCTPTLGNNECKTICVNKKYKEGSCVGFGIPPTFKYCCCNN